The following nucleotide sequence is from Microthrixaceae bacterium.
GTTCACAAAGTCCTCGAGCAGTCCCATCCGGCGGCCGGGGAACTCACGACCACACCGATTCAGGCCCCGGCATCACCTCACCCCAACGAGCCCTCCACTGATGGATCTCAGAGCGCGTCGACAGCTGAACAAGGGCTACGCCGACACGCTCGCGCGCGGCTTCGAGTTCGCGGCTGTGCCCGTGGTCTTCGGCGGCATCGGGTGGCTCGTAGACGGGGCCCTCGGCACGGCGCCGATGTTCACCATCGGTCTCGTCGTGTTCGGGTTCATCGGCATGTTCGCCAAGCTCTGGCTCGGCTACGACGAAGCCATGAAGCGCGAGGAGGAGGGTGCGGTCTGGAACCGCCCCCGGACCACTTCTCGCATCGGTGCCACACCGAACACGGGGGAGACCCCGTGACCGTGGCTGCCGACCCCACCTTCACCATGCGCGACACC
It contains:
- a CDS encoding AtpZ/AtpI family protein, with amino-acid sequence MDLRARRQLNKGYADTLARGFEFAAVPVVFGGIGWLVDGALGTAPMFTIGLVVFGFIGMFAKLWLGYDEAMKREEEGAVWNRPRTTSRIGATPNTGETP